One stretch of Ipomoea triloba cultivar NCNSP0323 chromosome 8, ASM357664v1 DNA includes these proteins:
- the LOC116027143 gene encoding probable sulfate transporter 3.5 isoform X1 gives MTNSSQARAPVSFAEPRSFPAVLRANLKEVFFPDDPFSEFKDEPFSRRVTKGFQYFIPILNWLPNYNLNLFMYDVLAGITIASLAIPQGISYAKLANIPPIIGLYSSFVPPLIYAVFGSSKHLAVGTVAASSLLIAATIEEVVKPQDNLELYVSLVFTATLVSGLVQTIMGLLRLGILVDFLSHSTITGFMSGTAVLICLQQLKGILGLKHFTHHTDLVSVIHAISTYKNECNWRSIVIGVIFLAFLQSTRYVKKKLPRLFWVSAIAPMVTVIVGCLFAYFAHAEKLGIQTVGELKKGINPLSIQRLNFDSKYIYAPIKAGSITALIALAEGIAIGRSFAVMKNEHIDGNKEMIAFGLMNIIGSFTSCYLTTGPFSKTAVNFNAGCRTPMSNVVMSICMCLTLLFLAPIFSYTPLVALSAIIASAMLGLIKYKKFYHLYKTDKFDFMICLVGALGVIFVTMTYGLVLSIALALVRALLHVARPPSCKLGSMVESGIYCDVEQYPGGTGFPGILILQLGSPIYFANANYIRERVLRWIRDEQKISNSKGSNVEYLLLDFGAINSIDVTGIETLVEIRKSLLAKGIKMVLINPRLGVMEKLILSKFIELIGKESVFLSIDDAIEACNFSLKSMPV, from the exons ATGACGAATTCTTCCCAGGCACGGGCTCCGGTGAGCTTCGCGGAGCCACGGAGCTTTCCGGCGGTGCTCCGGGCAAACCTGAAGGAGGTGTTTTTCCCCGACGATCCCTTCAGCGAATTCAAGGACGAGCCATTTTCACGCAGGGTGACAAAGGGATTTCAGTACTTCATCCCCATTCTCAATTGGCTTCCCAACTACAATCTTAATCTCTTCATGTACGATGTTCTCGCCGGAATCACCATCGCCAGCCTCGCCATCCCTCAGGGAATCAGCTACGCTAAGCTCGCCAACATTCCTCCCATCATCGGACTCT ATTCGAGCTTTGTGCCGCCATTGATTTACGCAGTGTTTGGAAGTTCAAAGCATCTTGCGGTGGGTACGGTGGCGGCTTCGTCGTTGCTCATAGCTGCCACCATTGAAGAAGTAGTGAAACCACAAGACAACTTGGAACTTTACGTGAGTTTGGTGTTCACAGCCACCCTTGTCTCTGGTTTGGTTCAAACCATCATGGGTTTGTTGAG GCTAGGAATATTGGTGGATTTTCTATCGCATTCAACAATCACTGGTTTCATGAGTGGGACAGCAGTACTCATATGTTTGCAGCAGCTGAAAGGCATCCTTGGCTTGAAGCATTTCACACACCATACTGATTTGGTTTCTGTTATACACGCCATTTCCACCTATAAAAATGAG TGTAATTGGAGGAGCATTGTGATTGGTGTTATCTTCCTTGCTTTCCTACAATCCACTAGATATGTA AAAAAGAAGCTTCCAAGATTGTTTTGGGTTTCAGCCATAGCTCCTATGGTGACTGTCATTGTTGGCTGCCTCTTTGCTTACTTTGCTCATGCAGAAAAACTTGGCATCCAAACT GTGGGAGAACTAAAGAAAGGAATAAACCCTCTGTCCATCCAAAGATTGAACTTTGATTCCAAGTACATTTATGCACCAATTAAAGCTGGAAGCATCACAGCCTTGATTGCTCTAGCT gAAGGAATAGCAATTGGGAGGAGTTTTGCAGTGatgaaaaatgaacatattgATGGCAATAAGGAGATGATTGCCTTTGGACTCATGAACATCATTGGCTCCTTCACATCTTGCTACTTAACAACAG GTCCATTCTCAAAAACTGCGGTGAACTTCAACGCGGGTTGCAGGACCCCCATGTCCAACGTTGTAATGTCGATCTGCATGTGTCTAACTCTCCTGTTCTTAGCCCCAATCTTTAGCTACACTCCCCTAGTGGCTCTATCGGCCATTATCGCATCAGCCATGCTCGGCCTAATCAAGTACAAAAAGTTCTACCATCTCTACAAGACAGACAAGTTTGATTTCATGATTTGCTTGGTGGGGGCTCTTGGTGTCATCTTCGTTACCATGACCTATGGGCTTGTGTTATCC ATAGCTCTGGCTTTAGTGAGGGCGCTTTTGCATGTAGCTAGGCCTCCTTCATGCAAGCTTGGGAGCATGGTAGAGAGTGGAATATATTGTGACGTTGAACAGTATCCAGGTGGAACTGGGTTTCCAGGGATTTTGATCTTGCAGCTTGGTTCTCCAATATACTTTGCAAATGCCAATTACATTAGGGAAag AGTTCTAAGGTGGATCAGAGATGAACAAAAAATTTCGAATTCTAAAGGGTCAAACGTTGAATACTTACTGCTGGACTTTGGAg CCATTAACTCAATTGATGTAACGGGCATTGAAACACTAGTTGAAATTAGAAAGAGCTTACTAGCAAAAGGGATTAAG ATGGTTTTGATAAATCCGAGGTTGGGGGTGATGGAGAAGCTGATATTATCAAAGTTCATAGAACTTATTGGAAAGGAATCAGTTTTCCTGTCAATTGATGATGCAATTGAGGCTTGCAACTTTTCTCTCA
- the LOC116027143 gene encoding probable sulfate transporter 3.5 isoform X2, with product MTNSSQARAPVSFAEPRSFPAVLRANLKEVFFPDDPFSEFKDEPFSRRVTKGFQYFIPILNWLPNYNLNLFMYDVLAGITIASLAIPQGISYAKLANIPPIIGLYSSFVPPLIYAVFGSSKHLAVGTVAASSLLIAATIEEVVKPQDNLELYVSLVFTATLVSGLVQTIMGLLRLGILVDFLSHSTITGFMSGTAVLICLQQLKGILGLKHFTHHTDLVSVIHAISTYKNECNWRSIVIGVIFLAFLQSTRYVVGELKKGINPLSIQRLNFDSKYIYAPIKAGSITALIALAEGIAIGRSFAVMKNEHIDGNKEMIAFGLMNIIGSFTSCYLTTGPFSKTAVNFNAGCRTPMSNVVMSICMCLTLLFLAPIFSYTPLVALSAIIASAMLGLIKYKKFYHLYKTDKFDFMICLVGALGVIFVTMTYGLVLSIALALVRALLHVARPPSCKLGSMVESGIYCDVEQYPGGTGFPGILILQLGSPIYFANANYIRERVLRWIRDEQKISNSKGSNVEYLLLDFGAINSIDVTGIETLVEIRKSLLAKGIKMVLINPRLGVMEKLILSKFIELIGKESVFLSIDDAIEACNFSLKSMPV from the exons ATGACGAATTCTTCCCAGGCACGGGCTCCGGTGAGCTTCGCGGAGCCACGGAGCTTTCCGGCGGTGCTCCGGGCAAACCTGAAGGAGGTGTTTTTCCCCGACGATCCCTTCAGCGAATTCAAGGACGAGCCATTTTCACGCAGGGTGACAAAGGGATTTCAGTACTTCATCCCCATTCTCAATTGGCTTCCCAACTACAATCTTAATCTCTTCATGTACGATGTTCTCGCCGGAATCACCATCGCCAGCCTCGCCATCCCTCAGGGAATCAGCTACGCTAAGCTCGCCAACATTCCTCCCATCATCGGACTCT ATTCGAGCTTTGTGCCGCCATTGATTTACGCAGTGTTTGGAAGTTCAAAGCATCTTGCGGTGGGTACGGTGGCGGCTTCGTCGTTGCTCATAGCTGCCACCATTGAAGAAGTAGTGAAACCACAAGACAACTTGGAACTTTACGTGAGTTTGGTGTTCACAGCCACCCTTGTCTCTGGTTTGGTTCAAACCATCATGGGTTTGTTGAG GCTAGGAATATTGGTGGATTTTCTATCGCATTCAACAATCACTGGTTTCATGAGTGGGACAGCAGTACTCATATGTTTGCAGCAGCTGAAAGGCATCCTTGGCTTGAAGCATTTCACACACCATACTGATTTGGTTTCTGTTATACACGCCATTTCCACCTATAAAAATGAG TGTAATTGGAGGAGCATTGTGATTGGTGTTATCTTCCTTGCTTTCCTACAATCCACTAGATATGTA GTGGGAGAACTAAAGAAAGGAATAAACCCTCTGTCCATCCAAAGATTGAACTTTGATTCCAAGTACATTTATGCACCAATTAAAGCTGGAAGCATCACAGCCTTGATTGCTCTAGCT gAAGGAATAGCAATTGGGAGGAGTTTTGCAGTGatgaaaaatgaacatattgATGGCAATAAGGAGATGATTGCCTTTGGACTCATGAACATCATTGGCTCCTTCACATCTTGCTACTTAACAACAG GTCCATTCTCAAAAACTGCGGTGAACTTCAACGCGGGTTGCAGGACCCCCATGTCCAACGTTGTAATGTCGATCTGCATGTGTCTAACTCTCCTGTTCTTAGCCCCAATCTTTAGCTACACTCCCCTAGTGGCTCTATCGGCCATTATCGCATCAGCCATGCTCGGCCTAATCAAGTACAAAAAGTTCTACCATCTCTACAAGACAGACAAGTTTGATTTCATGATTTGCTTGGTGGGGGCTCTTGGTGTCATCTTCGTTACCATGACCTATGGGCTTGTGTTATCC ATAGCTCTGGCTTTAGTGAGGGCGCTTTTGCATGTAGCTAGGCCTCCTTCATGCAAGCTTGGGAGCATGGTAGAGAGTGGAATATATTGTGACGTTGAACAGTATCCAGGTGGAACTGGGTTTCCAGGGATTTTGATCTTGCAGCTTGGTTCTCCAATATACTTTGCAAATGCCAATTACATTAGGGAAag AGTTCTAAGGTGGATCAGAGATGAACAAAAAATTTCGAATTCTAAAGGGTCAAACGTTGAATACTTACTGCTGGACTTTGGAg CCATTAACTCAATTGATGTAACGGGCATTGAAACACTAGTTGAAATTAGAAAGAGCTTACTAGCAAAAGGGATTAAG ATGGTTTTGATAAATCCGAGGTTGGGGGTGATGGAGAAGCTGATATTATCAAAGTTCATAGAACTTATTGGAAAGGAATCAGTTTTCCTGTCAATTGATGATGCAATTGAGGCTTGCAACTTTTCTCTCA